In Chloracidobacterium sp., one genomic interval encodes:
- a CDS encoding histidine kinase, whose protein sequence is MVQENERAKLRVYIGAAAGVGKTWQMLEDAHQLREQGIDVVIGVVETHGRTETAEQIKDLEIIPPKRIEYRGNTFEEMDLEGILARRPAVVIVDELAHTNIAGSKNEKRYEDVLELLDHGIAVITAMNIQHIESLNDVIASATGVQVRETVPDSFLQRADEVIDVDISVDTLRTRLRQGKIYSIEKIEQALNNFFRKGNIATLRELALRQVAQHQSVQDFEYRVREGLEPSVVPEKVMVCMASGGSAKKLLRTGARIVGRLAFHGEWFAVYIETPSEEAGRISPAAHATLQENIRFAESLGATVVKLKATKVADALLTFARENEITHVIFGQSARSRWQIFWKGSIINRFLAEVKGAAVHVIPITKRD, encoded by the coding sequence ATGGTGCAGGAAAACGAGAGGGCAAAGCTGCGTGTTTACATTGGGGCGGCCGCCGGTGTCGGTAAGACATGGCAAATGCTTGAAGACGCCCACCAACTTCGCGAGCAGGGCATCGACGTTGTTATCGGGGTCGTAGAGACTCATGGCCGAACTGAAACGGCCGAACAGATCAAAGATCTCGAGATAATTCCGCCAAAGCGGATCGAGTATCGCGGCAACACCTTCGAGGAGATGGACCTTGAAGGAATATTGGCGCGCCGCCCCGCCGTGGTGATCGTTGATGAGCTCGCACACACGAACATCGCCGGCTCCAAGAACGAAAAGCGTTATGAAGACGTACTTGAATTGCTGGATCACGGCATTGCCGTGATCACAGCGATGAACATTCAGCACATTGAGTCGCTCAACGACGTTATCGCAAGCGCGACCGGTGTTCAGGTGCGCGAAACCGTTCCCGACAGTTTCCTGCAGAGGGCCGATGAGGTTATCGACGTTGATATCTCCGTCGATACTCTTCGAACACGTCTAAGACAAGGAAAGATCTACTCGATAGAGAAGATCGAACAGGCTCTCAACAACTTTTTTCGCAAAGGCAATATAGCAACCCTCCGAGAACTCGCTCTACGGCAGGTCGCTCAGCATCAGTCGGTTCAGGACTTCGAATATCGCGTGCGTGAAGGCCTCGAACCATCGGTCGTTCCGGAAAAGGTAATGGTTTGCATGGCTAGCGGTGGTTCTGCAAAAAAACTGCTTCGCACAGGTGCAAGGATCGTTGGCCGGCTCGCGTTTCACGGCGAATGGTTTGCCGTTTACATTGAAACTCCTAGCGAGGAGGCAGGCCGAATATCTCCGGCAGCCCACGCAACACTTCAGGAGAACATTAGATTTGCTGAATCTCTAGGGGCGACCGTCGTAAAGCTGAAAGCAACGAAAGTCGCCGATGCGTTGCTCACGTTTGCCCGCGAGAATGAGATAACTCACGTCATATTCGGCCAGTCCGCACGTTCTCGCTGGCAGATCTTCTGGAAAGGATCCATTATCAACCGCTTTCTCGCAGAGGTAAAAGGCGCGGCGGTTCATGTTATTCCAATAACCAAGCGAGATTAG
- the kdpC gene encoding potassium-transporting ATPase subunit KdpC, with translation MKDLLTSILMVLVMTIVLGILYPLAVAGFAKVFFPHQANGSLIVRDGNVVGSELIGQSFTSAGYFHSRPSAAGKGYDAASSGGSNLGPTNPKLIERISADVEKFNAENPGSPIPADLVTTSGSGLDPHISPAAAEFQIPRVARERGISESQLAQVVARFTEGRQLGFLGEPRVNVLLLNLELDKLTSADRK, from the coding sequence ATGAAAGACTTACTCACATCTATACTAATGGTTTTAGTTATGACGATCGTCCTTGGCATCCTGTATCCGCTTGCAGTAGCCGGTTTTGCCAAGGTATTTTTCCCGCACCAGGCCAACGGCTCTCTGATCGTTCGTGACGGAAATGTGGTTGGCTCAGAGCTGATCGGCCAATCGTTCACCTCCGCCGGATATTTTCACTCGCGTCCATCTGCCGCCGGCAAAGGGTACGACGCGGCTTCATCGGGCGGATCGAATCTTGGCCCGACAAACCCCAAACTGATCGAGCGTATTTCGGCGGATGTTGAAAAATTCAATGCCGAAAACCCCGGTTCGCCAATTCCGGCTGACTTGGTTACGACGAGCGGCTCAGGACTCGACCCGCACATTTCTCCGGCCGCTGCCGAATTTCAGATCCCGCGTGTTGCAAGGGAAAGAGGAATTAGCGAAAGCCAACTCGCTCAGGTCGTCGCTCGATTCACCGAGGGTCGCCAACTCGGTTTCCTCGGCGAGCCGCGTGTTAACGTATTATTGTTAAATCTAGAGTTGGACAAGCTGACTTCCGCAGATCGGAAATAA
- the kdpB gene encoding potassium-transporting ATPase subunit KdpB yields the protein MKNEISIWDKNIILQALIGAVTKLNPRVMLKNPVMFVVEVGAALLTARLIANLVTGETADLGFEIQITLWLWFTVLFANFAEAMAEGRGKAQADTLRKAKTETTANRVKNGSTETVNATDLRAGDVVHVSAGEFIPGDGEVIEGVASVDESAITGESAPVIRESGGDRSAVTGGTKVLSDWIKVRITSNPGETFIDRMIALVEGAARQKTPNEIALNILLAGLTIIFLLAVVTLQPFAIYSNAPQTIFVLISLLVCLIPTTIGGLLSAIGIAGMDRLIQHNVLAMSGRAVEAAGDVNTLLLDKTGTITLGNRQASEFIPLKGVDDLQLADAAQLSSLADETPEGRSIVVLAKQKYGLRGREVHELAGRTEFIPFTAQTRMSGVDLDGREIRKGAVDAIEKYVVNSRNQSPHELREVVERISRAGGTPLVVADNRTPLGVIHLKDIVKGGMRERFNQLRQMGIKTVMITGDNPLTAASIAEEAGVDSFLAEAKPEDKMALIKREQAEGKLVAMTGDGTNDAPALAQADVGVAMNSGTQAAKEAGNMVDLDSDPTKLIEVVEIGKQLLMTRGALTTFSIANDVAKYFAIIPAMFAAAFPVLNALNIMGLATPRSAILSAVIFNALVIVALIPLALRGVKYRALSASSLLRRNLLIYGLGGLVAPFIGIKLIDMVITAIGLA from the coding sequence ATGAAGAACGAGATTTCGATTTGGGATAAGAACATTATTCTGCAGGCACTCATTGGGGCGGTCACAAAGCTGAACCCGCGAGTGATGCTGAAAAACCCGGTGATGTTTGTTGTTGAGGTCGGAGCGGCACTATTGACCGCACGGCTGATCGCGAATCTAGTTACCGGCGAGACGGCGGATCTGGGTTTCGAGATCCAGATCACGCTTTGGCTGTGGTTCACGGTACTGTTCGCGAACTTCGCCGAGGCAATGGCCGAGGGACGCGGCAAGGCGCAGGCCGACACGCTGAGGAAGGCTAAGACCGAAACAACCGCCAATCGCGTCAAAAACGGCTCGACCGAAACGGTCAACGCGACGGATCTTCGAGCAGGTGATGTCGTCCATGTTTCGGCGGGCGAGTTTATTCCCGGTGACGGCGAAGTGATCGAGGGAGTCGCGTCGGTTGATGAATCAGCGATCACCGGCGAATCAGCTCCGGTGATCCGCGAATCCGGCGGCGACCGTTCCGCTGTTACCGGCGGAACAAAGGTTCTCTCTGATTGGATCAAAGTTCGGATCACTTCGAACCCCGGCGAAACATTCATCGACCGAATGATCGCTCTTGTCGAGGGAGCTGCGCGGCAGAAAACTCCAAATGAGATCGCATTGAATATCCTTCTCGCCGGCCTGACGATCATCTTTCTGCTCGCGGTCGTGACGCTGCAGCCGTTTGCGATCTACTCGAACGCACCGCAGACGATCTTTGTTCTGATCTCGCTTCTTGTCTGTCTTATACCGACGACGATCGGCGGGCTGCTGTCCGCGATCGGTATCGCAGGCATGGACAGGCTTATTCAGCACAATGTCCTTGCGATGAGCGGCCGTGCTGTCGAGGCGGCGGGCGATGTCAATACTTTGCTGCTCGATAAGACGGGCACGATAACACTCGGCAACCGGCAGGCGAGCGAGTTTATCCCGCTGAAAGGCGTGGACGACCTTCAACTTGCAGATGCGGCCCAGCTTTCATCGCTCGCGGACGAAACGCCCGAAGGCCGCTCGATCGTCGTGCTGGCAAAACAGAAGTACGGCCTGCGCGGACGCGAAGTGCATGAGCTTGCCGGCCGAACGGAATTTATTCCCTTCACAGCCCAGACCAGAATGTCCGGGGTCGATCTCGACGGCCGCGAAATTCGAAAAGGCGCGGTCGATGCGATCGAGAAGTATGTCGTGAACAGCCGAAACCAATCGCCGCATGAGCTGCGCGAAGTGGTCGAGCGTATTTCAAGGGCCGGCGGCACGCCGCTGGTCGTCGCGGACAATCGCACGCCGCTCGGCGTTATTCATCTGAAGGACATCGTGAAAGGAGGAATGCGCGAGCGTTTCAATCAACTTCGGCAAATGGGCATCAAGACGGTGATGATCACAGGCGACAATCCGCTGACCGCCGCATCGATCGCCGAAGAAGCCGGTGTTGACTCGTTTCTCGCCGAAGCGAAACCGGAGGACAAGATGGCGTTGATCAAGCGCGAACAGGCCGAAGGAAAGCTTGTCGCAATGACCGGCGATGGAACGAACGACGCTCCGGCACTTGCTCAAGCCGATGTCGGCGTTGCAATGAACTCTGGAACCCAAGCCGCGAAAGAGGCCGGCAACATGGTCGATCTCGACAGCGACCCGACAAAGCTCATCGAGGTCGTCGAGATCGGCAAGCAGCTGCTTATGACGCGCGGCGCGCTGACTACGTTTTCGATCGCGAATGACGTTGCAAAATATTTTGCGATTATCCCGGCGATGTTCGCGGCGGCGTTTCCTGTCCTGAACGCGCTTAATATCATGGGCCTGGCGACGCCGCGATCGGCGATCCTTTCAGCGGTAATATTCAACGCGTTGGTGATCGTCGCTCTCATTCCGCTTGCCCTTCGCGGCGTGAAATATCGGGCGTTGTCAGCGTCGAGCTTACTGCGTAGAAATCTGCTGATCTACGGCCTCGGCGGACTGGTCGCGCCGTTTATCGGTATCAAACTGATCGACATGGTGATCACGGCGATCGGATTGGCATAA
- the kdpA gene encoding potassium-transporting ATPase subunit KdpA: protein MTSFGIFQILVFFGILLLLCKPMGVYLERVYSNKKTFLDGILRPAERLIYSVCRVDATTEMNWKQYGVAMLMFSLASLLGVYALQRFQALLPLNPQDLGAVAPDTAFNTAASFVTNTNWQSYGGESTMSYLTQMAGLAVQNFVSAAVGMALAIVFIRAISRFETDRLGNFWVDLTRGTLYVLLPISLVAAIFFVSQGVIQNFEPYATAQLTESVAVEVESKDADGNIVTDADGQTVMESKDITTQTIAQGPLASQLAIKMLGTNGGGFFNANSAHPYENPTPLSNLLQMLLIFIIPVGFTYTLGRMVRSQGHGWAVFGAMAVLFFAGAFISYQFESKGNPLYPATVDQQAVGGNMEGKETRFGVAGSTLFATVTTDASCGAVNAMHDSFTPIGGMVPLVNMQLGEVIFGGVGAGMYGILVMVILTVFIAGLMVGRTPEYLGKKIEAYDVKMAMLFVLIFPLTILAFSAVSLISPEFGLTSLNNQGAHGLTEILYAYTSGTANNGSAFAGLNANTLWYNTTIGLAMLFGRFLMIIPMLAIAGNLARKKYVPPSLGTFPVNTVLFTVLLVSVILIVGALTFFPVLSLSPILEHLLMNAGQAL from the coding sequence ATGACAAGTTTTGGGATCTTTCAAATATTAGTTTTCTTCGGTATCCTTCTGCTTCTATGCAAGCCGATGGGCGTTTACCTTGAGCGAGTTTACTCGAACAAGAAGACCTTTTTGGACGGTATTCTTCGGCCCGCGGAGCGGCTGATCTATTCCGTCTGCCGAGTTGACGCGACAACTGAGATGAACTGGAAACAGTACGGCGTCGCGATGTTGATGTTCAGTCTTGCGTCTCTGCTCGGCGTTTATGCGCTGCAGCGATTTCAGGCGTTATTGCCGCTAAACCCGCAGGATCTTGGTGCTGTGGCACCAGATACGGCATTCAATACTGCGGCATCTTTTGTTACCAACACGAATTGGCAAAGCTACGGCGGTGAATCAACGATGAGCTATCTAACGCAGATGGCCGGGCTTGCCGTTCAGAATTTTGTTTCCGCGGCCGTCGGAATGGCGCTGGCGATCGTCTTTATCCGGGCGATCTCCAGATTCGAAACCGATCGTCTCGGCAATTTTTGGGTTGATCTGACTCGCGGAACGCTTTATGTCCTCTTGCCGATCTCCCTGGTTGCGGCCATTTTCTTCGTTTCTCAGGGAGTGATCCAAAACTTCGAGCCATATGCGACGGCGCAGCTTACCGAATCCGTAGCGGTCGAGGTGGAGAGTAAGGATGCTGACGGAAACATCGTTACCGACGCTGATGGCCAAACGGTCATGGAATCGAAAGACATAACAACCCAGACGATCGCCCAGGGGCCGCTCGCATCGCAGCTCGCGATAAAGATGCTCGGAACGAACGGCGGTGGCTTCTTTAACGCAAACTCGGCTCACCCTTACGAAAATCCGACACCGCTCTCCAATCTGCTTCAGATGCTGTTGATATTTATTATCCCCGTCGGGTTTACTTACACGCTCGGGCGGATGGTGAGATCACAGGGGCACGGCTGGGCAGTTTTCGGAGCAATGGCGGTCTTGTTCTTTGCAGGTGCATTCATTTCGTACCAGTTCGAGTCGAAGGGCAATCCGCTTTATCCGGCGACGGTAGATCAACAGGCCGTCGGCGGCAATATGGAGGGCAAGGAAACGCGCTTCGGTGTGGCCGGCTCGACACTGTTCGCGACGGTTACGACGGACGCGTCGTGCGGTGCGGTCAACGCGATGCATGACAGTTTTACGCCCATCGGCGGAATGGTTCCGCTCGTTAATATGCAGCTCGGCGAGGTCATATTTGGCGGCGTCGGGGCCGGAATGTACGGGATCTTGGTGATGGTGATCCTGACGGTTTTCATCGCCGGGCTTATGGTCGGACGAACTCCGGAATACCTCGGAAAAAAGATCGAGGCTTACGACGTGAAGATGGCGATGCTGTTCGTTTTGATCTTCCCGCTAACGATCCTGGCTTTCAGTGCTGTCTCTTTGATCTCACCCGAATTTGGCTTAACGTCGCTGAACAATCAAGGTGCACACGGGCTTACTGAAATTCTATACGCTTACACGTCCGGAACGGCCAACAACGGATCGGCATTTGCCGGCCTGAATGCGAACACACTCTGGTACAACACGACGATAGGGTTGGCGATGCTCTTCGGGCGCTTTCTGATGATCATCCCGATGCTGGCGATCGCGGGAAATCTTGCCCGGAAGAAATATGTGCCGCCGAGCCTCGGAACTTTCCCGGTCAATACGGTGCTCTTCACCGTGCTTCTCGTAAGCGTGATCCTGATCGTCGGCGCGTTGACCTTTTTCCCGGTCCTCAGTCTTTCACCGATCCTTGAACATCTATTGATGAACGCCGGGCAGGCTCTTTAG
- the kdpF gene encoding K(+)-transporting ATPase subunit F — MTLETMLASICVALLFVYLVYALLRPEKF, encoded by the coding sequence ATGACATTGGAAACGATGCTGGCCTCAATTTGCGTGGCCCTACTTTTTGTTTATCTCGTGTACGCACTACTGCGGCCGGAGAAGTTTTAG
- a CDS encoding response regulator transcription factor, whose product MPSRVLIVDDESQITNALRLGLKAHQFDVRTARDGTEALDTFRDFGPDLVITDLQMPEMSGLELCVELRKISKVPIIVLSVRGEERTKVAALESGADDYVTKPFGMEELVARIRAILRRAPNDRLDNYIEIGDFVVDVERHLVRVRGAEVRLTPKEFDLLHHMIKHPGRVLTHRSILSAIWGPNYSEQIEYLRVFLGNLRKKIELDPARPEYIRTEPWVGYRFVPDHNESL is encoded by the coding sequence ATGCCTAGTCGCGTACTGATCGTTGATGATGAGAGCCAAATTACGAATGCTCTTCGCCTTGGGCTCAAGGCGCATCAGTTCGATGTTCGGACGGCGCGAGATGGTACTGAGGCGCTCGATACCTTTAGGGATTTCGGCCCCGATCTGGTGATCACTGATCTCCAGATGCCGGAAATGTCAGGACTCGAGCTTTGTGTCGAACTGCGAAAGATATCGAAGGTGCCCATAATCGTCCTCTCGGTCAGGGGCGAAGAGAGAACAAAGGTAGCAGCCCTCGAAAGCGGCGCGGACGATTACGTTACTAAACCATTTGGCATGGAAGAACTGGTTGCACGGATAAGGGCGATCCTCCGTCGAGCTCCAAACGATCGGTTAGACAACTATATTGAGATTGGCGACTTCGTGGTTGATGTCGAGCGTCATCTTGTGCGAGTTCGAGGTGCTGAGGTACGGCTCACGCCGAAGGAATTTGATCTGCTGCATCATATGATAAAGCATCCCGGCCGTGTCCTCACCCATCGATCTATTCTCTCTGCGATCTGGGGGCCAAATTACTCGGAGCAGATCGAGTATTTGCGCGTATTCCTTGGCAATCTCCGCAAAAAGATAGAGCTTGATCCCGCCCGCCCTGAGTATATTCGAACCGAACCTTGGGTCGGATATCGCTTCGTTCCGGACCACAACGAATCTTTATAA